From the genome of Gemmatimonadota bacterium:
GGGTTCCCACTGCCCATAGAATCCCACGCGGCGGTCACGTACAACCGTCTGACCGCCCGATACCTGTGCGGCCGCGCTGACCGATCGCGCGGAATTGGTCGTCAGCTGATTTCCAAGCGCATAGGTGAGATCTTCAATGTCTGCCTGCACCTCGGACCCGAATGACAGGGTCGAATTCCAACCTCTGCCCATCGTGAGATCCAGCGTTCCCAGATAATTCGCCGTTCCGCGCTGGAGATCGCGACGGTCTTCGCGAATGATCCCGAGATTCTGTGATGCCGAGTACCACCCGTTGCTGTTCTTGGGGAAGAACTCATTGCTTTTCACCGACGACAGATCCGCGCCGAGCGTGAGGCGGTTTCGGAAGTGCGCACCCGGATTCCAGCTCAACTTCACATCGGGTATGAGGCGTACCGAGTTGATTTCATGACGAATCGAAGCGATTGCGTCGGGCGTCCGGTTTGCGCCGAACCAGCCATCGGTTGGAGTCCCAATCGTCAGAGGCGATCCCGCCATTCCACCAGTCGTCCACCCCGCGCTGCTGCCCGCCGTCACAGGTAGATCACCAGTAACCCGCAACGCTGGCAGGTTCAGCTCGATACGCGTCTTCTCGGTCGGCTGAATGTTGTAATTGAGACGTGCCGACATCCTGTCGTACGTATTGTTCGGGAACAGTCCCTTTTCCTGATCGACGCCGACGGATGAGAAGAAACCGTAACTCGTCCCGCCACCGCGAACCGAGCCGTTGATGGATGTCTGGTGACCAGTATTCGGGAGTCCGTACCGGACCATCGGTTGATCGGAAACGATGTCGCCGACACTGCGCCCCTTGCACAACGTCGCCGTATTCAGATCCTGAGCGCGACACGCCGCAAAGTTGGTGTACGGGGTGAACGTCGGATCCAGCTGCGCGTGAGTCACCGAGAGAGTCTTGCGGAATGGCGTCCCGGCTGCGCCGCGTTTGGTGATGATCTGGATTACGCCCGCTGATGCATCTGCGCCGTAAAGCGTCGCCGCCGCCGGCCCCTTCACGATTTCCACAGATTCGATTTCATTCGGATCCATGTCGTTCAGCGGATTGACCACGGCACCAGCCGCTACCGCCGTTTGCTTGGTATCGATGCGAATTCCATCCACGTACACCAGCGGCTCGTTCGACAGCGAGATCGAGGACGCGCCGCGAATGCGTATCTGCTGGCTCGACCCGCTCACCCCCGAACCCTGCGTGACAGACACACCCGCAACGCGCCCGGAGATGATGTCCGTAACACTCTTCACGGGCGTGAGCTCGGTCACCCGTCCAACGTTCACGCTCGCGACCGTAGCACCCTGTGCACGCATTTCCTGGCGTCCAGCCGTGCCAGTTACCAGTACCTGGCTCAGCGAAATTGCCTGTCTTACAAGTACGAAATTCGCTTCGAGATCGCCGTCCTCCGGCGCTGTCACTGTCGTCTGCTGCGCTGCATAGCCAATCAGGCGCACATTGATCTTCTGCGGGCCGGCCGGCACTCCGACGATCCGGTACCGGCCGTCGTCGCCCGTAATCGCACCAAGACGCGTTCCCTCGATCGACACCTGCGCCGACGCAAGCGGGCGGCCAGAGCCCTCTTCAGATACGCGACCCGAGACTACCGCTGCGACCACACTTCGCGATCCCTTCGATATTCCAACGACAGATGCCCCGCGACGTTCGTCGTTGACAGGCTCCGATCGACCGTCAGAATGTGCTGCCTGTGCCGCTGATCTCGAGGAGTTGGTTTCCAGCTCGGAGCCGATGGGTTCGACAGTAACCAGCTCGCCCATCTCGCTGTACGTGAACGGAAGCCCACGGAGAAGCTGAGCAAGTGCGTCACCGACGGTGGCCTTCGTACAGCGGCACGTGACACGCACGGTCGCCGGCACGCGCGTCGGACTGAATGCGACGAACACTCCCGACGTCCGGCGTAACCGCACCAGTACGTCGCGCAACGGCTCACTCTCGGCATCGAGGTTGGCTGCACGGTTGAGCAACGATTCCGTGACTCGTGCACCGGCCTTCGTCGCTGATGCAACCTGAGCCAGGGGAGTAATTCCCTGTGCACCGGCAGACACGGTTGGCGGCAGAGACGCCGCAAGACACACACCTGCCATCAATCCAATTCGCGGTACTCGCATTGCCTCTCCCGTGGGGGGACTGGTGGTTACGTCATCAGCGCTGTCACACGCATCTGTGCCGACAGCCGTTCCGGGGTCGTACTGCAGACTTCTTCGCGCTACCGCGAGCGCGAAGGTGCAATGCCTACATAGGGGCCGTATACGCCGAGATACGTACGATCTCGCTGTCGGACGCAATACTGCACTTGGCATCGATGATCCGGCACACAACATCGAGCACGTCGGGAAGTGGCCGATTGTTGAACACGGCTGTTACCGTATGCTCGTCGAGCGATGAATCGACCTGCACGCGGACTCCGAATCGATGTGCTATCTCGTCTGCGACTCTGGGAAGCGGGGTCGCATTGAATAGCATGGTGCTGCTCATCCACCCGAGCCGCGAATACACATCCGGAACCGCAACGGCAGGCGCAACGTCGCCATGCTCCGCGCGACTGATTTCCCCGCCCACTACCTGCACTCGATGTGCTCCAGTCGAGAGCTCCACGCGCCCATCCACCACAACCAGGTCCGTGCGCGCGTTGTCGGAGTTCACGTTGAATCGCGTCCCGAGAACCTTGATATCGCCCGATGATGTGTGCACACGGAACGGGCGACCCGCTTGATGGGTAACAGCAAAGAACGCCTGGCCCGTCAGGCGCACGTCGCGACCACCAGAACCATGGGTCACGTCGAGCCTGCTGCCCGGCGCCAAATGCACTACCGTGCCGTCATCCAGGCGAATATCCGAAGCTTGCCCGTCCACCGCCGCGTAATGCTGCACGCTTTCACGCTCGGTAGGCCGAGTCGAGCGGTTGATTGCAAAAACGAGTAATGCGGCCGCGAGGCCGGCAGCAACCCAGGCAGGTCGCCGCCAATCACCGATCCGCCCTATTACCGACGCACTCCGTCGCGGGGGAGGCGCCATGACATCGATCGCTCGGAACTCCGGCAAGGCAAGCGAGCGCTGGCCCAGCAAGTTCCACGTGGCACGCATCTGTTCCAGCCGTACACGGTTGTCCACCGACGCAGCCTGCCAGGCTTCGAGCACCATGGATTGCTGCGCTGTAAGTACATCGCCGCTGATCAGCGCGACGAGAAGCTCATCGATATTCTCTGATTTGTCAGGAATGGAATTGTGCACTGCGTCACCCCGCAACAGAGAGAGAATCGTCCCGCGAACACCGCTCTCTCCACGCGCAGAGCAGTGATGTGCTTGGGGGTAAGACACACGAGAGTCGCGTTTATACCATTCCGAATTTCGTGTCTTGCAACCCGAGTGATTTGCACCTTGACGTTCGTACGTTCGTGGAGCTATGTCGCAGAGTCGGCTTCCTGCTCGCAATCGCCCCGCACTTCGCAATTGGTCATTTCGCGTTCTCGCCAATGGAGGTAGTGTTTGTCAGAATCAGTGCCGCCAGCGGGAACCCGCACAGATGCCATCGATGAAGCGGAATGGCTTCGGCGACTTGGTGACGACGACCACGATGTGCTCAACCACATCGCGCGCAAGCACTGGTCGGCGCTCGTGGGATTTGCGTACGATTTGCTTGGCTCTGTCGACAACGCGGAGGATGTTGCACAGGAAGCGTTGATCCGTCTGTGGAATCACCGCCACAACATCGGACAGCCCGGAGCGCTGCGCGCATATCTCATGCAGTCGGTTCGCAGACTTTCGCTGAATGAATTCCGGGATCGGAAGCTGCACGCCCGGCCGGATGTGCTGGAACGCGTGCGGGCTGCTCACACGGAGCCGTCGATGCCGGACACCAATCTCCACGAACAGGATCTCTCCGCCGCGATCGAGACTGCCCTGCGCAAGCTCCCTGCCCGGCGGCGCGAAGCACTCGTGCTGGTCCGATACCACGGACTCAGCTATCGGGAGGCCGCGGAGGTCATGGGAGTCTCGGCGCAGACCCTCGCGAACCACGTGTCCACCGCACTTAAGGAGCTGCGAGTATCGCTGGCGGCGCACACGGGCCCCGACTAGACGCCAGCTCGGTTCGTGGCGGTGATCCACCCGGCAACGATCCGCTTGACGTCCACGTTCTGTAGTCGTAAGATCGCGAATGATCGAAATTGCGGAGGCGTTGCCCCGCCTGGAAGGCGATGATTCTGGTCGATCCGGCCCACCACGCACGGCCGACTTTCAGATCGTCCCGCGAAAGGGACTCCCGATAGTCGGTGTGGTATTCGCCGCCCTTGTTGCAGCGATCGTAGCCAATAAACTCTGGCCCCTCGTCTTTCTGCACGTCGCCTTCGGCGCTGCATGGACGATCGTCGATCTCTTCATGGGATTCGTGATCGGGCCCACCATGGGAAAACTCCCGCCCTCAGCACGCGTTGAGATGGCCACCCGCCTGATGCCCAAGATGGTGCTGATCATGCCGACAGTCGTGACAGTCACTCTCGCGGCCGGCTGGCAGCTCGGCATGCTCATGGGCACCGTCAACAGCTCGTACTACAATCACGGGTGGATCGTCGCCAGCTACATCGTCGTCGGATTCATGGCTGTCATCGCGCTCGGCCTTCTCTCTCCCGCCAACATCGCGGTCCTCACCGAACTCAAGAAGCCCAAACCAAATCCAGCGGTGATTCAGAAGCTGATGAAACGCTTCATCTTCGCTGCCGGCTTCACCGGAACGCTTCAGGTTGCGATCCTCGTGATCATGACCAGAATCAGAGTCGGATGAGCGAGCGCACTCTTCCGCCAGTTACTCAGCTCGCGATGACTTCGCTCGCGCTGATCCTCATCGGTGGCATCTATCTCGCCTCACACCTGCCACAACAGGTGCCCCTCACGCCGGCGTGGATTCTTCTCGGCGCGTCGACATTGCTGCTGGCGGTAAATCTCATCGCGCTCAGCCGCGCGAAGGATTTCGCGTGGAAGAAATTCTTCGCCGTAGGCAAGTGGGCTCTGCTGGCGTATGCGATAACGGCGGGATTGATCGAGTTCGCATTCCTGCGCGACGGAATGAGCGGCGGACCACTCGTCGTGCTCACCCTCTCGATCATCGTCTACGCCATTCACGTCCCGGTGCTCATAGCATTCACGGTGGCACAGTACGAACAGTAGAGCCGGATGCCCGAAGTCGTCACTCCCGCTTTTTTTCGTCATTCCCGCCTTTTCTTCGTCATTCCCGCGAACGCGGGAATCCATGTTATCGATCTCCACGATGACGACGTCCACCCACCAGC
Proteins encoded in this window:
- a CDS encoding SusC/RagA family TonB-linked outer membrane protein, whose amino-acid sequence is MRVPRIGLMAGVCLAASLPPTVSAGAQGITPLAQVASATKAGARVTESLLNRAANLDAESEPLRDVLVRLRRTSGVFVAFSPTRVPATVRVTCRCTKATVGDALAQLLRGLPFTYSEMGELVTVEPIGSELETNSSRSAAQAAHSDGRSEPVNDERRGASVVGISKGSRSVVAAVVSGRVSEEGSGRPLASAQVSIEGTRLGAITGDDGRYRIVGVPAGPQKINVRLIGYAAQQTTVTAPEDGDLEANFVLVRQAISLSQVLVTGTAGRQEMRAQGATVASVNVGRVTELTPVKSVTDIISGRVAGVSVTQGSGVSGSSQQIRIRGASSISLSNEPLVYVDGIRIDTKQTAVAAGAVVNPLNDMDPNEIESVEIVKGPAAATLYGADASAGVIQIITKRGAAGTPFRKTLSVTHAQLDPTFTPYTNFAACRAQDLNTATLCKGRSVGDIVSDQPMVRYGLPNTGHQTSINGSVRGGGTSYGFFSSVGVDQEKGLFPNNTYDRMSARLNYNIQPTEKTRIELNLPALRVTGDLPVTAGSSAGWTTGGMAGSPLTIGTPTDGWFGANRTPDAIASIRHEINSVRLIPDVKLSWNPGAHFRNRLTLGADLSSVKSNEFFPKNSNGWYSASQNLGIIREDRRDLQRGTANYLGTLDLTMGRGWNSTLSFGSEVQADIEDLTYALGNQLTTNSARSVSAAAQVSGGQTVVRDRRVGFYGQWEPNYEERVYLQFGLRADRFAAFGASAPWFYSPSARVSYVLSDEPFFSVDWVKSLRLRAAFGTTGRAPTAGASLRTFLAAPYLTGPNQVASGIIPLNPGNPKLQAERGQEFEAGIDASLFNERLGLELTFFDKNTKNLLLRVPQPPSLGFQEDGYRNIGKVLNRGLELTARTKVITGENFSWGVDVGANTLRNEILDLGGVPAFSSIRFGTVNSVRQGRQVGAFYTNRIQRIDTNAGVAVVSDSLEYVGNLLPTFEANAASTFTFFRKLRLYTQFDTKRNFYIYNATAAYRERNFGIAENAVRRNEVLTAEQRLSRFGPYVTESGASMGTGTVLGPYLERADFVRLNEVTLSYQLPERIARKVMGAHSASLALSGRNVALWSPYSGFNPDVQNEMDALAGRADFFTLPPPRRLGVRLDLTF
- a CDS encoding FecR domain-containing protein, producing the protein MSYPQAHHCSARGESGVRGTILSLLRGDAVHNSIPDKSENIDELLVALISGDVLTAQQSMVLEAWQAASVDNRVRLEQMRATWNLLGQRSLALPEFRAIDVMAPPPRRSASVIGRIGDWRRPAWVAAGLAAALLVFAINRSTRPTERESVQHYAAVDGQASDIRLDDGTVVHLAPGSRLDVTHGSGGRDVRLTGQAFFAVTHQAGRPFRVHTSSGDIKVLGTRFNVNSDNARTDLVVVDGRVELSTGAHRVQVVGGEISRAEHGDVAPAVAVPDVYSRLGWMSSTMLFNATPLPRVADEIAHRFGVRVQVDSSLDEHTVTAVFNNRPLPDVLDVVCRIIDAKCSIASDSEIVRISAYTAPM
- a CDS encoding sigma-70 family RNA polymerase sigma factor — encoded protein: MSESVPPAGTRTDAIDEAEWLRRLGDDDHDVLNHIARKHWSALVGFAYDLLGSVDNAEDVAQEALIRLWNHRHNIGQPGALRAYLMQSVRRLSLNEFRDRKLHARPDVLERVRAAHTEPSMPDTNLHEQDLSAAIETALRKLPARRREALVLVRYHGLSYREAAEVMGVSAQTLANHVSTALKELRVSLAAHTGPD